One window of the Rufibacter radiotolerans genome contains the following:
- a CDS encoding DUF4382 domain-containing protein encodes MRKSVFFAMMCLSVLGFTACSEENDPSGTSRMEVRLTDAPGDYDEVNIDIKSVQVHRDANDDGTGWTTLETIRPGVYNLLDFANGRDTLLASSTLPAGRISQIRLVLGTNNTLKLKGSNTLVPLTTPSGQTSGVKLQINADLQPDVTYVMLLDFDAAKSVVPRGNSGAYNLKPVIRTLTQAVAGGIRGTVTPAAAKPGIFVISAANDTIGGFADDAGNYLIKGIPAGTYKVQYSTVAPYKNKEVTGVVVTNDRITDIPAVNLN; translated from the coding sequence ATGAGAAAGAGTGTATTCTTTGCCATGATGTGCCTGTCCGTACTTGGTTTTACGGCTTGTTCAGAAGAAAACGATCCCTCCGGCACTTCCCGTATGGAAGTAAGATTGACAGACGCCCCCGGCGACTATGATGAAGTGAACATTGACATTAAGTCTGTGCAGGTGCACAGAGACGCCAATGATGACGGTACTGGCTGGACCACTCTTGAAACCATTAGACCAGGCGTGTACAACCTGCTTGACTTCGCCAATGGCCGCGACACGCTGTTAGCCAGCTCTACCCTGCCGGCCGGTCGTATTTCCCAGATCAGATTGGTATTAGGAACAAACAACACCCTTAAATTGAAAGGCAGTAACACTCTGGTTCCGCTTACTACCCCCAGCGGGCAAACCTCTGGCGTGAAGCTGCAGATAAATGCTGACCTTCAGCCAGACGTGACCTACGTGATGCTGCTTGACTTTGACGCCGCCAAATCGGTGGTGCCAAGAGGCAATAGCGGTGCTTATAACCTGAAACCGGTGATCAGAACCCTTACCCAGGCCGTGGCCGGGGGAATTAGAGGTACTGTTACCCCCGCTGCTGCCAAGCCAGGTATTTTCGTGATCTCTGCGGCCAATGACACCATTGGTGGTTTTGCAGATGACGCCGGAAATTACCTGATCAAAGGCATTCCGGCCGGTACCTACAAAGTGCAGTACAGCACCGTGGCTCCTTACAAAAACAAAGAAGTGACCGGTGTAGTAGTGACCAATGACCGTATCACTGATATCCCGGCGGTAAACCTGAACTAA
- a CDS encoding DinB family protein, whose protein sequence is MTTTDVLKNLTEYNVWANTRILKSLDRIEGELPDYAQLMFSHLLNAQAIWIARITGTKSPVTVLQVHSLEELHQLHAQTSPKLVELYANADAAELARTIDYTNTQGKAYSTKVQDILTHAINHATYHRGQVSRELRLAGHEPINSDYVTYVRIQYGQDLEL, encoded by the coding sequence ATGACTACTACAGACGTACTTAAGAACCTTACCGAATATAACGTTTGGGCCAACACACGCATCCTTAAAAGCCTGGACCGTATTGAAGGAGAGCTGCCAGATTACGCCCAGCTCATGTTCAGCCATTTACTCAATGCCCAAGCCATCTGGATTGCGCGGATTACCGGCACAAAAAGCCCGGTAACAGTGCTGCAGGTGCACTCGCTGGAAGAGCTGCACCAATTGCATGCGCAGACTTCTCCTAAACTGGTGGAACTGTACGCCAACGCAGATGCCGCAGAACTGGCCCGTACCATTGACTACACTAACACCCAAGGCAAAGCCTACTCTACCAAGGTGCAGGATATCCTCACCCATGCTATTAACCACGCCACCTACCACCGTGGACAGGTATCACGGGAGTTGAGACTGGCCGGCCATGAGCCCATCAACTCTGACTATGTGACCTACGTGCGCATTCAGTACGGCCAGGACCTGGAACTGTAA
- a CDS encoding diacylglycerol kinase family protein, translating to MERKPTYIRRRLNSFGYALQGMASAFRSEENLQWHVLSAVVAVAVGFFLGISRIEWAFIIFAIGLVWTAELFNTALEVLVNLVSPGRHPLAGKVKDIAAGAVLVAAITAALIGALVFFPYLWTLLLKSS from the coding sequence ATGGAAAGGAAACCTACCTATATCAGAAGACGGTTGAACAGTTTCGGGTACGCCCTGCAGGGAATGGCCTCGGCGTTCAGGTCTGAGGAGAACTTGCAGTGGCATGTCTTGTCGGCGGTGGTGGCGGTGGCGGTGGGCTTTTTCCTGGGCATTTCGCGCATAGAGTGGGCCTTCATCATTTTCGCCATCGGGCTGGTCTGGACGGCAGAGCTTTTCAACACAGCCCTGGAGGTGTTAGTGAACCTGGTGTCGCCGGGCCGGCACCCCTTGGCGGGCAAGGTAAAAGACATTGCGGCCGGCGCGGTACTGGTGGCCGCGATCACGGCTGCGCTTATAGGAGCTCTGGTTTTCTTTCCTTATCTCTGGACCCTTCTCTTAAAGTCATCGTAA